A DNA window from Streptomyces parvus contains the following coding sequences:
- a CDS encoding polyprenyl synthetase family protein: MRIQGRPELDALTLDGPGSSRSLVRPTLALLSYYVLTDPSAPADDRAVLAAAAVEMLHLGALYHDDVVDHAHERRGRPSANAVWGDHLAILAGDCVMLTGLNMLAQLGQREVIEGTMANERMCAGMVMEAADLHTASRSEQAYFDAIDGKTAQLFALACRLGAMQAHKAGGRQDGREESREEALAGFGWQFGHAYQLRDDILDLTSTVEELGKPVNTDLSEGVYTLPVIRAASRDRDLARLLGKELTQEEAARARDLVLASGAVQEAQAVADAHMTTAADQLADLADRPRALDGLAAYARAMLDRPTASPPAAIPQQVKQAPQAQGSAHAQQVTQWMKNWFVETGIAATPAEADHHRLTGTLWIVEQVLPRVADTAGNADGCDAGLSERRQASAALGTVFGVWDDMFEDPQLTDPQAITALREGLVATLRQDPAAPSHGAISTAWAQLWPRLCKGRTVRWQEALLDNIEEWLHACEREACHRISGYIPSTADWLPLRRSTGGFEIGLACSEVLLDREVPPAVRSHHMVRRLEDLGFFALFAENDLVGLDQDEADQVPYNLVRAIRHETGCSRAEAIERVERQVAEKRAQFTTVFKYLPVLFRTLPGLSGQGNRYAAIYDMLKLFLDVRQAKSERYRPQTAAGGPDLERLRREVSRPGVPERSAR; this comes from the coding sequence GTGCGTATCCAGGGCAGGCCCGAACTCGACGCGCTCACGCTGGACGGGCCCGGTTCGTCCCGCAGCCTGGTCCGTCCCACCCTTGCCCTGCTCTCGTACTACGTTCTTACCGATCCTTCGGCGCCGGCCGATGACCGGGCTGTGCTCGCAGCCGCAGCCGTCGAGATGCTGCACCTTGGCGCGCTCTACCACGACGACGTCGTGGACCACGCTCACGAGCGTCGGGGCCGCCCGAGCGCCAACGCGGTGTGGGGTGATCACCTCGCCATCCTCGCCGGGGACTGCGTGATGCTGACCGGGCTGAACATGCTGGCGCAGCTGGGGCAGCGCGAAGTCATCGAGGGAACGATGGCGAACGAGCGGATGTGCGCCGGCATGGTGATGGAGGCGGCCGACCTGCATACGGCCTCGCGCAGCGAGCAGGCCTACTTCGACGCGATCGATGGCAAGACGGCGCAGTTGTTCGCCCTGGCCTGCCGGCTGGGGGCGATGCAGGCGCACAAGGCCGGCGGTCGGCAGGACGGCCGGGAGGAGAGCCGGGAGGAGGCACTGGCCGGATTCGGCTGGCAGTTCGGGCACGCCTACCAGCTACGCGATGACATCCTCGACCTGACGTCCACCGTCGAGGAGCTGGGCAAGCCCGTCAACACCGATCTGTCCGAGGGCGTCTACACCCTGCCGGTCATCCGCGCGGCATCCCGCGACCGCGACCTTGCCCGCCTCTTGGGCAAGGAGCTGACGCAGGAGGAGGCCGCGCGTGCACGGGACCTCGTTCTCGCCTCCGGGGCCGTGCAGGAGGCACAGGCGGTTGCCGACGCGCACATGACCACAGCCGCTGATCAGCTCGCCGATCTCGCCGATCGCCCCCGCGCGCTCGACGGGCTGGCGGCCTACGCCCGGGCGATGCTCGACCGGCCCACCGCGTCCCCGCCCGCGGCAATTCCCCAGCAGGTCAAACAGGCCCCTCAGGCCCAGGGCAGCGCGCACGCTCAGCAGGTCACCCAGTGGATGAAGAACTGGTTCGTGGAGACCGGTATCGCCGCCACCCCGGCGGAGGCCGACCACCACCGGCTGACGGGCACCCTGTGGATCGTTGAGCAGGTCCTCCCTCGGGTGGCGGACACGGCTGGCAACGCCGATGGCTGCGACGCCGGCCTTTCCGAAAGGAGGCAGGCCTCCGCAGCCCTGGGCACGGTGTTCGGTGTGTGGGACGACATGTTCGAGGATCCGCAGCTGACGGACCCGCAGGCCATTACCGCACTGAGGGAAGGCCTGGTGGCGACCCTGCGCCAGGACCCGGCTGCACCGTCGCACGGCGCGATCTCGACGGCCTGGGCGCAGTTGTGGCCGCGCCTGTGCAAAGGCAGGACAGTGCGATGGCAGGAGGCGTTGCTCGACAACATCGAGGAATGGCTCCACGCCTGCGAGCGTGAGGCATGTCACCGCATCAGCGGCTACATCCCCTCAACAGCGGACTGGCTGCCGCTGCGGAGGTCGACCGGTGGATTCGAGATCGGCCTGGCGTGCTCGGAGGTCCTCCTGGACCGGGAGGTCCCGCCGGCGGTGCGCAGCCACCACATGGTCCGGCGTCTTGAGGACCTCGGCTTCTTCGCCCTCTTCGCTGAGAACGACCTGGTGGGACTGGACCAGGACGAGGCAGACCAGGTCCCCTACAACCTGGTCAGGGCGATCCGCCACGAAACGGGGTGCAGCCGCGCGGAGGCCATCGAGCGGGTGGAGCGCCAGGTGGCGGAAAAGCGCGCCCAGTTCACCACGGTGTTCAAGTACTTGCCCGTACTCTTCCGCACGTTGCCCGGCCTGTCCGGCCAGGGCAACCGGTACGCGGCAATCTATGACATGTTGAAACTGTTCCTTGATGTGCGGCAGGCCAAGTCCGAAAGGTACCGGCCTCAGACCGCAGCTGGGGGACCGGACCTGGAACGCCTGCGCCGTGAGGTCAGCCGGCCTGGCGTCCCAGAGCGTTCCGCACGCTAA
- a CDS encoding ABC transporter permease, with product MRLFKLATRYGLVEHARNRFAMLLVAVFLPVWVMMTGWAIAKKPVQFRLHGTGHVLTAGGDKITQITGALNGVTLIIGFMMFAATFSHEAFDRRLSMAGFPRVPLGLAKVACLVIASVGVCSYATAVICCFWSPRQPVLLGAALFCTAMTYGALGVALGTLLRREVEGMFAIVMISVVDLGLQNPLASGGANSDMVRWLPSYGAMQAATAAGFSTTVPAADFALQLAWFTAVGLIGLLAFHRRTRSALTATVRIGRQADGDPVPAGKAADR from the coding sequence GTGCGGCTGTTCAAGCTCGCTACGCGTTATGGGCTGGTGGAGCACGCCAGGAACCGGTTCGCCATGCTGCTCGTGGCGGTGTTTTTGCCGGTGTGGGTCATGATGACGGGTTGGGCCATCGCCAAGAAGCCGGTGCAGTTCCGGCTGCACGGCACCGGTCACGTGTTGACCGCCGGAGGTGACAAGATCACCCAGATCACCGGGGCTCTGAACGGGGTCACGCTGATCATCGGGTTCATGATGTTCGCGGCGACTTTCAGCCATGAGGCCTTCGACCGGCGTCTGTCCATGGCTGGGTTTCCCCGGGTTCCGCTGGGGCTGGCGAAGGTCGCCTGTCTGGTCATCGCGTCAGTGGGGGTCTGTTCCTACGCCACCGCGGTCATCTGCTGCTTCTGGTCGCCCAGGCAGCCTGTGCTGCTCGGCGCGGCGCTGTTTTGCACGGCGATGACCTACGGCGCGCTGGGCGTGGCCCTCGGCACGCTCCTGCGCCGCGAGGTGGAGGGCATGTTCGCCATTGTGATGATCAGTGTCGTGGACCTGGGCTTGCAGAATCCCCTCGCCAGCGGCGGAGCGAACAGCGACATGGTGCGCTGGCTGCCCTCCTACGGTGCCATGCAGGCCGCGACGGCGGCGGGCTTCTCGACCACCGTGCCGGCGGCGGATTTCGCCCTCCAGCTGGCCTGGTTCACCGCCGTCGGCCTCATCGGCCTGCTGGCCTTCCACCGGCGCACCAGGTCCGCTCTGACAGCCACCGTGCGGATCGGCCGACAGGCGGATGGGGACCCGGTCCCGGCCGGGAAGGCGGCGGATCGATGA
- a CDS encoding ABC transporter ATP-binding protein, with translation MEAEGVHHSYGVRRVLRGVDVALPAGSVVGIVGENGAGKSTLLKILSGELRPDRGTVRHGGRFGYCPQHVVLNDAFTVRQHLEFFAAAYDVADLRRAEEVMAILGFAQYVGALVGTLSGGTRQKLNLTLAVMHDPQVLLLDEPYQGFDWETYLRFWDLVGDLRAVGRSVLVVSHLAYDTDRLDQVWRLRDGVLHGRQEDAR, from the coding sequence ATGGAGGCAGAGGGAGTCCACCATTCCTACGGCGTTCGGCGGGTATTGCGCGGTGTTGATGTCGCGCTGCCTGCGGGGTCGGTGGTGGGTATCGTCGGCGAGAACGGGGCGGGCAAGTCAACGCTGTTGAAGATCCTTTCGGGGGAGCTGCGACCGGACCGGGGCACGGTCCGGCACGGTGGACGGTTCGGGTACTGCCCTCAGCACGTGGTGCTCAACGACGCGTTCACGGTGCGTCAGCACCTGGAGTTCTTCGCGGCGGCCTATGACGTTGCGGATCTGCGGCGGGCCGAGGAGGTCATGGCGATCCTGGGTTTCGCCCAGTACGTCGGAGCCCTGGTGGGGACGCTCAGTGGCGGCACGCGGCAGAAGCTGAACCTGACACTCGCGGTGATGCACGACCCGCAGGTGCTGCTGCTGGACGAGCCGTACCAGGGCTTCGACTGGGAGACGTATCTGCGGTTCTGGGATCTGGTCGGAGACCTGCGTGCGGTCGGCCGATCGGTCCTCGTCGTCTCGCATCTGGCCTACGACACCGACCGGCTCGATCAGGTGTGGCGGTTGCGGGACGGTGTGCTGCATGGACGGCAGGAGGATGCGCGGTGA
- a CDS encoding PxKF domain-containing protein yields MVNVALSGAAATVTSFQAGDSGWHCGFPNGTTGRCWHLASFTDPVSITLTVVPTAGGTVTVDAEAINFREEAIGRDQVSTEVENPTPAFPFTGFHTPVHNAPAVNSVNADRSIPITFSLGGDKGLDVLTDGSPSSQQTACDGTAADPVDSGAVSPSGLTYDAATDTYTHVWKTDRAWAGTCRTFHLELSDGSDHVAHFQFRRHRPRPAPPPPLRASRVQPNEALGKGPSAGSAT; encoded by the coding sequence ATGGTCAATGTCGCGTTGTCCGGTGCCGCCGCCACGGTGACCTCCTTCCAGGCGGGGGACAGCGGTTGGCACTGCGGGTTCCCGAACGGGACGACCGGCCGGTGCTGGCACCTGGCTTCCTTCACCGACCCCGTGTCGATCACCCTGACGGTTGTCCCCACCGCGGGCGGAACAGTCACGGTCGACGCCGAGGCCATCAACTTCCGCGAGGAGGCGATCGGGCGCGACCAGGTGAGCACCGAGGTCGAGAACCCGACCCCAGCCTTCCCCTTCACCGGCTTCCACACGCCCGTGCACAACGCTCCGGCCGTCAACTCCGTCAACGCCGACCGCAGCATCCCCATCACATTCTCCCTCGGCGGCGACAAGGGTCTGGACGTCCTCACCGACGGCTCCCCGTCGTCCCAGCAGACCGCCTGCGACGGCACCGCCGCCGACCCGGTCGACTCCGGCGCCGTCAGCCCCTCCGGTCTCACCTACGACGCGGCCACCGATACCTACACCCACGTCTGGAAGACCGACCGGGCATGGGCCGGCACCTGCCGGACCTTCCACCTGGAGCTGAGCGACGGCAGCGATCACGTCGCCCACTTCCAGTTCCGCCGACACCGCCCCCGACCTGCCCCACCACCACCCCTGCGGGCATCCCGAGTCCAGCCGAACGAGGCCCTTGGGAAGGGACCGTCAGCGGGATCAGCCACGTAA